agaggtaacaCTGCCTTCATTCCGAGAAGACATGATCACCTACGGGGAACACCCAACGGCAGCTACAAAAGAGCTACTAgaataagtgagtttagcaaggcTGCAGGATATGACATCTTTTCCCAGGAGCCACCTCCTTCTAACTAAAGGCTTAAACCATGGTCCCAGCACTTTTCCTTCACTGGCCTGAGAGCAGGCCAGTGAGCCACAAAGCTCCTACTGTGGTGTTTCCGGGTTGTTTCCTCTTCTCAAGCaaaccaagtttttaaaaaattttgccgAGGTTGGGAGGGttttgctcagtggtagagtgcctgcttagcatactcgaggtactgggttcaatccccagtacctccattatgaaacaaacaaaccaacctagttacccaccccccaccccccaattttttttttttaattttgccgAGGAGACGCAGTGGTGACAAGGATGTGGGCAACCAGCATTCTGGTGGGACAGTACATTTTCTGGAGAGCAATTCCACACTTCAGATTGAGAACTGTAAACATTTAACCAATTCTACCTCTTTTAACCTATCTTAAGAATCATTCATGCAAAGATTTATACACAAGAATTCCACTGAATCTTTACTTATAATATGTCAAAAATTGACAGTGATTTAAATGCTCAATAATGTTATCTTTTACGTATCCCTTCAATAATGCTTTCGAAGAATTGTTAGGATAAAAAGTTCACGTTAGATGAAAAATATCAGGAAAAATGCTAAGcttgcaaaatatatattattgttaTACATTTGGTACATAAATACAACTATAAAACTAAGGAAATGTTCCAGAATGGTGACAGTAGTTAATACTGAGTGACAGGACCTCTCTTCTTCCACATCTTAAACTGTCTTCAATTACGTTGTGCTATTTGAAAATCTGGATCCCAGAACCTCCCCTCCAACCAGAGGACAAAGGCAGGAACATTTGGAGGTGCCACAGTTGAAAACGAATTCAGACACAGCATCATAGCTCAGTGTTATTTTCTGTAGTTAATAAGCATTTAAGCACCAAACAAACCAAGGGGACCCTGAGCGCCCAAGCGCCAGTACAGGCAAAAGAGGAGGCCCCACAGTGAAGCGGCTACTACTGTGGGGGTCACCCCCCTAGGAAGGATGCGCTGTCTAGGAAGGGACACAAGGTTTGACCTtaacctccttccccctccctggcTTAGCGGGAAACAGGGGGCCCAAAGCGCTGCAGGGTCCGCATCACCAGAGCTAGCTGGTCCAGAAAGTTGACGATGGAAATTCGCAGGAGGCGGGAATCTTCAGCTCTCCAGCGgctgaaagggagggaaaaagaaaacccagttgGAGGGAGGTGCTAAGTCCCACCGTCCCCGCCCTGCTCGTCTATGACCCTGCGCCCTTTGCCATCTCCCTTAGAGTGCCCCTCAGGTGGAGCTGGGTGCAGCGCACCGGGTCACCTCCCTAGGCCCAACCCTTGAGTGGCCCCACGTTGCCAATCGAGCGCCCCTCCGGGCAGACCCGGCCACCTGCCGCCCCTCCCCATCAGCCCCTTCTAGAACTTACACCGCCAGGAGGCTGCCGCTGACTGTGAGCTCCTTCCGAACCGCCCCTCGGTGGGGTTCGGCATCTGGGGCCAGGGACCCACGGGCGATCTCCGCCTCCAAGGTGGACGGGAAAGGCACGTCTAGGGCGCTGGCGAGATTCGGTTAAGGCACCATCCACGTAGCTTCTGTGCGCTGGGCCCTGTCTCCGGCCCCCCCTGACTAGCCCCAGCCCCTTCGGGGCCGCTtccatcccactcctggcccaTTCTAATGCACCCCAGCCACCCCGGTGCCCCCTGCTCTCATTTTTTCTCCCCCCGCCGTGCCTGGCCCGTACCCCGCAGCCCGAGTCCCCCTTCTCCCCTTCGCTCCCTGGCTGCCCCTGACTCATCTGGTCCTCTGTCCCACCTCCCACAGCAGGCAGCCCCCAGCCCATTCTCCGCTGCCCCCTCGGGCAGGATGCAATTCGTGCAGTCGGCTTCTCGGCCTTCCGGCCGTGGACATGGGGTTTCCGCCCGGCCCCGAAGTGGGCTGTGCTGGCGCTACACGCGGAGCTCCGCCGGCTGCAGCGGCTGCTACCCCTGCGCCTCCGGGGCTGCCCAGGCCATCCTGACGGTCCCGGGCTCCAGCGCCGCCCGCCGCGCCGCCTGCGCTCGCCTCCGCGCCCGCCGCCTGCATGGCTGCCGCGCTCCGCCTCCGACTCCGCCCTCCGGACGCCGGTCGGCTCGCCGCGCCCACCAGCGGCCGAGAACCCCGGGCTCCCTCCCGAAGCCCCGCCCCCAGCGCtgaccccgccccgcccgcggCCGAGAAACCCCGGCTCCCCCGTGAAGCCCCGCCCCCGCGCTGACTCCGCCCCGCCCGCCTGCGCAAGCGGTCCCTCCGCAGCCCCCTCCACCCTTGCcgaccccacccccttccccgccAGACCACGTGTGAGGCCACCGGGTGCCTGGCCCGGTTCACGCCCTGTCCGTTCCCAACGTCCCCGAGACATGTGACTCCACATGGACGTGGAAGTGACTTGTGGAGGGGGGTGGGGTCGGATAGCCCCGGAGGGCTACCGCTCTGCACCCGGCCTCCGTCGCAGGTGTGAGCGGAAAAACCAAAGCAGGCGGTAAAGGAGCCGACCGGCCGGGCCGACCGGTTTGCTTTTTAGGAAGAACACTGAGTGGCTTGCGTGGACGTCGAGCCCGCCTGCGGGGACCCCCGCACAGAGGCAAGGAGAGAAATGACAGGGCCTGAACTAAAGTAGTGGCAGGGGAACAGGGCTAATGTCCTGTGTGGAACGTCAGAGTGCAAAACGAAAATCGCTGGGATCCCAATTCAGTGAGTGACTGTGGATGCGTATAGGAATCCCAGGACAACATGCCAGGGTGTAAAATTACTCGTTCTCTCTGTGTGACGCCATCGTGGGTGATTTTAActtctttcttctgtctcccGGCAAGGTTTTGAGAGCGACCTTACGTGGCATTTTTCATCCAAAATAAGGTTTTAAAGTGACGTGAAATTTCCGATGCTGATAGGCCTGTTACTTTTCTATTGTCCTCCTTTGTAATCACAAGGAAGGACTTGAAGCTGAACTGGATCATCAAATCCTGTTGGATCTCCCCTCAAAGTAGGCCCTCAATCAGCCCACGTCCCTCCCTCTCCATTGCTAGTTCCCAGGGGCAGCCCCCGTACCTCCCCGAGCCCTTTGACAGCGTTCTGACTAGTTTTCCTCTATGCCTGCTCCTCTGCAGCCTGTCCTCCACACAGCAGAATCCGTTCTGAATGTCTAGCATAAGTCATGTCACACCGTGTCCCTGCTTAAAATCCTAAGACACTTTCCCTTGGCCCTTGGAATCAGATCCAAACTCCTTGTTGTGGCTTATAAAAGCCGGGTGTGACCTGGCTCCCAGCTCCTCCACCCTCTATCTCCACCTGCCTGCTTCCTCATTCTGTGCAGCCTCTGgggccttctctctgctcctgatCAAGggtgccccgcccccagccctttCCACTTACTTCTATTTGGAAGACTCTGTCCCCAGACTTTCCCATGGCTGGCTCCTTCTTGTCATTAGGATCTTGGCTCCAGTGTCGCTTCTGAGAGGCCTTCGGGGTCACCAATCTAGCACACTATCCCCAGGCACACTTCATCACATTTGCCCATTTCAGTTTGCTGCATTTCTAATAATCTGAAAttaaaactttgttttgttcacgtCTACGTTGTTGATGGTACCTTTTCAGTGCAGTTTATGCAATAGGTGGTGTGTTGCCTGCCAGCTGAAACAGTATTAAGTACAAGACTCAACCACTGCCTTGGGCCTAGCACTCCCACAGGTAGGCGGTTCCTTCACACATATGGAACAACCTTTGCGCAAAGTTACTCACTATAACATAATTCGTAATAGAAAACTGTTGGGTACAGGGCACATGCCCCACAGCAGCAGGGAGCTGGTGAAATTCATTATGGTACAGTAGTCCTAAGCAGCAGTAGAAAACCATGAAAATCTCTAGTGAAAATGAACTGATTTCCAGGATGTGTTGTTATgtgtaaaaaaaatcagaatgcaaaggacacacacagacacacgtacTTATTGGGGGGGAAAAAGATACAGGACAGACAGAGAACCTGGAAACTGATGAAAGTGACATGGGTATGGGACTTCCTGTAATACATCTTTTTGTGCAGTTTTGACTTTGAACCATGTAAATGATTTATATGTTCAAAAGTATATttgaaagagtgaaaaaaatcaagtgcttacactgaataaaaacaaaagccaatgAGCCTAACTGCATGTCCAATCGATAACAGAACCACAGAGAGAAAATAAGTCTGGTACCTTTTAAACTCAGCCCTCTGTGCTCCCTTCACGGGGTATATTCCAGGGACAGACAGCATTGGCTTTACTCTCAGTGTGTCTGTTGGTGGCGGTGACAGTGCTGAGATGACTGTGAAGCTGTCCGGGGTGCACTTTAAGGTCGACTCTATCCGGTAGAGGAAGGGAGCAAGTACACCGACAGATCGAGCTGTGGGGAACATGGCTGTGGAATGAGGGGAGGTGACAAAGAAGTGTGAAGCTGGGTTGGAATTGGGGGTTGCAGTATGAACTCAGAAAATGTTTGCGAGTTTTGTCCAGTGCAAGAGTCTAGAAACAACGACACCCCAGTAGCAATGAATGCACCCCGTACCAGACCTTGGTTCTCAACACCGTTCTCCACTGAAAGGAACCacagctccttggagaaatggagGATCCTAGGTTGGGAAAGGCAAAGGTGGCCTCCCACTTCCTGTCGTTGAAAGCCTGGCCACGTGCTGTTGCCATTTGTCCAGGGGAAATGTGGTTGCTGAGGGGCTGCTTGGTGTGGACGTGAGTGCTGAGAGGGAAGGCACTGTATCTTCCAGTCCCGTTGCTGCCAGCATCTGTTCCAGATGCTCAATGCATGTGTGATAAAAGGATGGAAGTGAGGTGTCTGCACGGCAGCCGGGAGCTATCTCAGAGTCACATCACCAAGATGTGCCCTGAGACTCCTGAGAGAGTTTCTAGGAGTGAAGCCCAGAAGTGAAATGAAGCGGGACAAGCTGCCCTACGGAGTGATGTCAAGCCAGAAAGGGTCTGAGGGAAGCCTTGGAGCCCCTAACACTAAGAGGTGGGGCATGGTGGGGAAGAACAAGCAAAGGAACCAGAGAAGGCGTGAGCAATGAAGTGGGAGAAAAAGCAGGCAAGTGAGGGCAGAAGAGGACAAGAGATGAGGAACTCCAGAGGCACTTGGTCACCCCAAGAGGGCTGTGTGGATGGGGGAGGCCACTCAGGCTGCAccctggagggggctgggggttATTGCCTCTCCTGCAGGCTTTTCGAGGCCCAGATACTTGAGGCTCGCCACAGCTGTCGCATCTGCTCCTGGTGGGGCCCAGCCTGGCTGAGCATCGGTCCTGCGGGACCTACTGGAGTTGGTATGGCCCAGTTTCACCCAGGCTGCATAAAAACCTGCAAGATGCCAGCAAATTGTGGGCACAGCTCATCTGTCACCTAGGCAATTCCAACTCAACGATCCCCACCCCAAAGGAAACCCTGCTCTCGGTGGAgtccaccccttcccctctgcccctgggAAGTGACAGCAGAAGCATCTTAGTTCCAGGTGCCAGACCGTTTGTGAGAGCTGGGCCCTTCACTCATCTCGCTGTCTCCCAGTGGCACTATGATTACAGTGGGCACTGCAAGCCACACCATATCCCTGGGGAACTGTCTCGAGGCCCCTCCACAAGGGGCAGACAGGGGCCAGGGGACAGGAGGTAATGGGTGGGTCGGCATCCACCCCCGAGGCAGACAATGGGCTCAAGAAGCGGAGTGCCTGAGGGAACCATTCCAGCCACCGTTGAAAGGTCTCAGCACCTCGGGCCTGCAGGTGCCTCTGGGCCACCCCCAGCATCCAAGGGCAAAGGCAGGGTCATCCCGTGCCCATTCCATCTTCACAGGAGTGCCCAGTTTCCTTTCCTCCCGGGCCCCTTCCTACCTAGGCCCTCCCATCTCTCACCCTGCAGCATTTCCCCCTCTCCTGTCTTCTgtcccctggcctggcctgcccATCCCTGCCCTGCCTTAGCAGACAAGCTTCTGGCAGGAGGGGTCCCCAGTCACTGCCAtggcctctccccctccccacctcacagcAGCTTCTTGCCCCACATTACCAATGACCTTCTTGTCACCAGCACCAGGGGAGGCTCTGTCCTGCCCTCATTTTGCTTCTGGGCAGCACTAGacaatccctgccctcctggaggggCTTCTTGGCTTCTGACACAAGCTCTCCCTGTCGCCTTGTGCTAGGGATGCTCCTTGGCCTCTACAGTGTCTGCAGCTGGTGAAGTTGCttaaggcccagccctctcccctctttTCATGAAGCCATCTTATCTGTCCTTACAGCTCCTGGGACGTCGCGTCCACAGGTAACTCCTGAACCTCACAGAAGGCTGCTGAATCAGCGTGGGCCTAGCTCATAGTCAGTTTGGCCGGTGAGGTTCCTACCACACACTCTGAAGAGCCCACTCCATGTCCAGAGTCCCTGACCCCCGTGTCCAGCTGCTCAGCAGATGGCTCCCCACCATCAGATGGCTTTGTCACTCCCAAGCCAGGAGGCACCAGCACGAGGGACTCAACCATCTATCTCTAGGGTCTGTCCAAAAGGCATATCTGTCCATGTCACTCCCCTGCACTGGGCCAGTCAGCCCTCCCTGAGGACCCGGCTTTTGTTGAgaatctccctctccctcccacagcccatcccagccccagccaaATGATGGAGGCACTGCCGGTTCTGACCAGTGAAAGGACAGCGTTTATTTGCTGGGTGCATCTGAGAAAGAAGCTACACTATGGGGCGTGAAGGTGCTCCTTGCTGGCTGGGATCGAGGGATTTGGTGGAGGCTGCAGGCAACCATCTTCTGATCCTGAGGCGGAGGCCTGGGATGAAGCAGACGCTGCAGAGTGCAGAGGGAGGTAGGAAGAAACTGGGTATTTGGTGAAATTGTTTATCTGCTGCCAACACCCCTGGACTTCTCAGTTTTGTAAACTGAcatgtttcctttcttgtttAAACCAATTGCCATTACGGTTAAATCAAGGATTGGAAACCAAAAGCAGCCCAGCTAATACAGTTCCTTTCAGGTCAAAGTCAAAGCCTCACATTCACCTTTAGCGTGACTGAAAATTTCAATGTAAGTTTCCTGACTGGAAATGAATGAGAGTGCATGCAGGAAGGTCTACTGAGTGAGGTGCCAGAGCCCAAAGGCTCCTAAGGGGCCCTGCAGTTGGACATTCCCAGCTCTCGGGTGGGGCCAGGGGCTTCCATCTGCCCTTCAAAGCCTTTGCCCATCAGGCTTCGGTCCATCTTCCCAGTCCAGGGACCCAGCGTTCACCCCATGAGCCCCAGGCAGGAGCGCGGCTTCCTTCAAGCCTCAACTGACCCTGGGTGCCCTCTTCCAAGGAGTAGGTGCTTAGATGGTCTCTAGTGCCCACCTGCCAGGCAGGGTGGGAGGACCAGTGGCACCAGCCCGTgttcctgccccttccctggcACCCTGAGGTCCCCTGGTCCCCTCTCAGGCAGCGACTGGCGTGCCAGGGAAAGTTCCTGTACACATGAGTGGAGGCAGGGCCATCTCCGAGCTGTAGGGGAGCACAGGGTGTGGGTGCCTGGCGGAGGCCTAGCTCTAGCACTGCCTTGCTGAAATAACCTGGAGCCAGTCACATGTCACCCCTAAGGGTCGAGACCTGCCTGTGTCCAGGAGGAGATAAGCAGGAGTGGCCAGAGAAAAGCTGTGACATTAAGGGCCAGGACACCCCAATTCTGGGCCACGCTTGGCCATCGCTCAGCTTCTGGCCTTAGCGTGTTTATAGGACACAAGGGGGAGGATCGCTGCAGACTCCTTCCCCGGGGGGAGGGAtaaaggaaactgactgaggtttAAGGAGTGGCCCTCACTGTGCAGAGTCAACGGCTGGGGACCAACACAGCACAGGgacttgcctaaggccacaccACAGAGCTGGGTGACGTCTCAGACTCCCCCACCTGCTTTTCCTTCGTCGGGTGCACACTGGTTGCAGTAGCTGAGGGGACCCCGCGGCTGGCTGTCACTTGGCCTCCTGCCCATGCTGGACCTGCCAGAGGTCAGGTGACaggaggggcagcaggggccAGTTGCTTCCCCTTTCAGGCCTGGAAAAGTATTGCTCAAGGGAGGGTTTCTTCTCAGTGGGCTAAATGGGAAATGCCATGCCCATTCCTCAGAACCCTTCCAAACAGCCCCTTACTCCTGCTTCCCCTGAGGCACTTCTAAAAGCTGGCTGCACTTAGATTCTGGCTCCCCCACTTCACCGCTAGGGGCCTCGGCTGTCTCACCTTTTGTGCAAAGTGTGGGCGCAAACCCAGGTCAAGTGATTTGAGCGGTGCCTGGCACCTAACAAGAGCTGGGGCCGGGTACCAGGGTACCCAccagctattattattatgagCCAAATTGCAACATGAGAACACATTTAATGCTACATGCAGCTTGTGGCCTGGCCAGGCTCCTCCCCACACTCTGAGAATCCTACTTGGAGAACCCCTTCTCCATAGCTGCTGTCACTTCGGGGTGTAGAAAGCGGCCAGCCAAGCGTTCGATGTCATCCAGCGTCAGGCGGCTCAGGGACCTCTCATAATCCTGAGGAGAGAAGGCCAGAAGGATTTAGAGGTGCGAGCAGGGGGTCCACGGTGAGAGGCAGGGGCCAAGAGCAGCTGGGCCGGAAGTGTTAGTCCCGGGCCACCCTTCTCACCCTCTGTAGTTGGTCCAGGACTCTGCTGGCATCTGCAGCACTGAAGTGGTGGGCCAAGACTTTGGAGATGAGCTGCCAGGCGGCcggggttgggggcggggcctcggcAAGTCTCCGGGCGGTGCTTTCTTCCAGTAACACCTTCTCCAGAGGTTTGACCACTAGGTTGAGCTTGGAATTGGGCCCAATGCTGTAATCGGAGAGTCTTTTCCCATCTGCCCAAGGGAGATTGACGGCGTTGTGGCCCACAGCGGTGGGAATGACCTCCAGGAGCCCAGG
This Camelus bactrianus isolate YW-2024 breed Bactrian camel chromosome X, ASM4877302v1, whole genome shotgun sequence DNA region includes the following protein-coding sequences:
- the UBL4A gene encoding ubiquitin-like protein 4A isoform X1 codes for the protein MQLTVKALQGRECSLQVSEDELVSTLKHLVSEKLNVPVRQQRLLFKGKALADGKRLSDYSIGPNSKLNLVVKPLEKVLLEESTARRLAEAPPPTPAAWQLISKVLAHHFSAADASRVLDQLQRDYERSLSRLTLDDIERLAGRFLHPEVTAAMEKGFSNVCFIPGLRLRIRRWLPAASTKSLDPSQQGAPSRPIV
- the UBL4A gene encoding ubiquitin-like protein 4A isoform X2; translated protein: MQLTVKALQGRECSLQVSEDELVSTLKHLVSEKLNVPVRQQRLLFKGKALADGKRLSDYSIGPNSKLNLVVKPLEKVLLEESTARRLAEAPPPTPAAWQLISKVLAHHFSAADASRVLDQLQRDYERSLSRLTLDDIERLAGRFLHPEVTAAMEKGFSK
- the LAGE3 gene encoding EKC/KEOPS complex subunit LAGE3, producing MQAAGAEASAGGAAGGAGARDRQDGLGSPGGAGVAAAAAGGAPRVAPAQPTSGPGGNPMSTAGRPRSRLHEFALDVPFPSTLEAEIARGSLAPDAEPHRGAVRKELTVSGSLLAVRWRAEDSRLLRISIVNFLDQLALVMRTLQRFGPPVSR